One genomic region from Thermodesulfobacteriota bacterium encodes:
- a CDS encoding LysM peptidoglycan-binding domain-containing protein, which produces MERTGQWVILFFIWMTLCSLSIAEAEEIIAANLSPLPAGSSAEAEGNCSKGGFPGYLSDEVSIDIPITINGRVEYFLNYFQTEKRRVFRNWLARSTRYVPRMREILRENGLPEDLVYLAMIESGFNVSAYSPAQACGPWQFIEGTARRYGLEVNSWLDERRDPEKATRAAANYLRDLYQEFGCWYLAAAGYNAGENKVRRGISTYETTDFWEMCDYDLFARETKDYVPQMIAAAIMAKNPEKYGFTDVEYQQPVPCAKVTVPPQTDLRAAALASGVDYHILKEFNPALRRDCTPPGESYLLNIPKSAAQFFEDNFDRVKTIVKTCYHRYVVKKGDTLARIAQKFGTSKKTLASANKIKIKGKRSIKKGKVLKIPYQVKEYALAPKKSKPAVKMASLDTREDEKMATEKGHTYKVEKGDTLYGVARRFGVSVKALCGQNDLAADAKLRAGRTLLVDASEYKQDQVVDTPGRVGDALGRDIIKPKTSKKILAARSGKGKKIYAGKPKARYHRVRRGDTLWNIAQKYNVTPANIRVWNNMQRDTLLPGTRLRVRASTAT; this is translated from the coding sequence ATGGAGCGAACAGGCCAATGGGTAATACTGTTTTTTATATGGATGACGTTATGTTCTTTAAGTATCGCAGAAGCAGAAGAAATAATAGCGGCTAACCTTTCTCCATTACCTGCGGGTTCTTCTGCCGAAGCAGAAGGGAATTGTAGCAAAGGCGGGTTTCCCGGATATCTTTCTGACGAAGTTTCAATTGACATTCCTATCACAATTAATGGCCGGGTAGAATACTTCCTTAATTATTTTCAAACTGAAAAAAGAAGGGTGTTTCGTAATTGGCTGGCGCGTTCCACACGCTATGTGCCACGCATGCGCGAAATACTACGCGAAAATGGGCTGCCGGAAGATTTAGTGTATCTGGCCATGATTGAGAGCGGTTTCAATGTAAGCGCTTATTCACCTGCACAGGCCTGTGGTCCCTGGCAATTCATAGAGGGGACAGCCCGGCGTTATGGTCTTGAGGTTAACTCCTGGCTGGACGAGCGACGTGATCCTGAGAAGGCAACCAGGGCCGCGGCAAATTATCTTAGGGATCTTTATCAGGAATTTGGCTGCTGGTACCTGGCTGCGGCGGGATATAATGCGGGCGAGAACAAGGTTCGCCGGGGGATCAGCACCTATGAGACTACCGACTTTTGGGAAATGTGCGATTACGACCTGTTCGCAAGGGAAACCAAGGATTATGTCCCTCAGATGATAGCCGCGGCCATTATGGCCAAAAACCCGGAGAAGTATGGATTTACAGATGTGGAGTACCAGCAGCCTGTTCCCTGTGCAAAGGTGACTGTCCCACCCCAAACGGATTTAAGGGCCGCAGCCCTGGCTAGTGGAGTGGATTATCATATTCTTAAGGAATTCAATCCTGCACTCAGACGTGACTGTACTCCGCCAGGTGAGTCCTATTTGCTCAATATCCCAAAAAGCGCCGCGCAATTCTTCGAGGATAATTTTGACCGGGTCAAGACGATTGTTAAGACCTGTTATCACCGGTACGTAGTTAAAAAAGGGGATACTTTAGCCAGGATAGCTCAAAAGTTTGGTACTTCGAAAAAAACTCTGGCCAGTGCGAATAAAATAAAGATAAAAGGGAAACGTTCTATAAAAAAAGGCAAGGTGCTGAAGATCCCCTATCAGGTTAAGGAATATGCTCTTGCCCCGAAGAAATCAAAGCCTGCTGTGAAAATGGCCTCTCTTGACACCCGGGAAGATGAGAAGATGGCCACAGAAAAAGGCCACACTTATAAGGTAGAAAAAGGAGACACCCTCTACGGTGTTGCCAGGCGGTTTGGTGTAAGCGTAAAGGCTCTTTGTGGTCAAAACGACCTGGCAGCAGATGCAAAACTTAGGGCCGGCCGTACACTTCTTGTTGACGCCTCGGAATATAAACAGGATCAGGTCGTAGATACGCCGGGACGTGTCGGAGATGCGCTTGGGCGCGATATAATAAAACCTAAAACTTCAAAGAAGATCCTGGCGGCCAGGTCCGGCAAGGGGAAGAAAATTTATGCCGGTAAGCCAAAGGCAAGATACCATAGAGTGCGTAGAGGGGATACCCTGTGGAATATCGCCCAGAAATATAACGTTACCCCGGCCAACATTCGCGTATGGAACAATATGCAGAGGGATACCCTTTTACCAGGAACAAGACTTAGGGTTCGAGCAAGCACTGCTACGTAA
- a CDS encoding aspartate carbamoyltransferase catalytic subunit: protein MKEKPFTIKHILDIAGLSPDQITYILDTAESFKEISTRSIKKVPTLRGKTVINLFFEPSTRTRASFEIAAKRLSADTLSISASTSSVVKGETLIDTARNLEAMQPDVIVLRHSLSGAPHLLSRHVRASVINAGDGAHEHPTQALLDLLTVREKKGEIKGLKLAIIGDIAHSRVAHSNILGFTKMGANVVVSGPATMIPPYIEKLGAKVTLSIKKALQGADVIMALRIQLERQNKLSFPSIREYATYFGLNTQHLALAASDAIVMHPGPVNRGVEISPEVADGPHSAILDQVTNGVAVRMALLYLLLGSESQ from the coding sequence ATGAAAGAAAAACCCTTTACGATAAAACATATCCTGGACATAGCCGGCTTAAGCCCGGACCAGATCACCTATATTCTGGACACCGCAGAATCTTTTAAGGAAATCTCCACTCGCTCTATCAAAAAGGTGCCCACCTTACGCGGCAAGACAGTAATTAACCTCTTCTTTGAACCCAGTACCCGCACCCGGGCCTCTTTTGAAATAGCCGCAAAAAGACTAAGCGCCGATACCCTGAGCATTTCCGCCTCAACCAGCAGCGTGGTAAAGGGGGAGACCTTAATCGACACTGCCCGGAACTTAGAGGCTATGCAACCCGATGTAATCGTCTTGCGCCACTCATTATCAGGCGCTCCCCACCTTCTAAGCAGACATGTTCGGGCCTCGGTCATCAACGCCGGCGATGGCGCGCATGAGCACCCCACCCAGGCCCTTCTGGATTTACTCACGGTACGCGAAAAAAAGGGGGAAATTAAAGGCCTTAAACTGGCCATAATCGGGGACATTGCACACAGCCGGGTAGCGCATTCCAATATCCTCGGCTTTACAAAAATGGGAGCAAATGTTGTAGTGAGCGGCCCGGCAACTATGATACCGCCTTATATAGAAAAACTGGGGGCCAAAGTTACTCTGAGTATAAAAAAAGCCTTGCAGGGTGCAGACGTGATCATGGCCTTACGCATTCAACTGGAACGGCAGAACAAGCTCAGCTTCCCTTCCATCCGTGAATATGCCACTTATTTCGGACTCAACACCCAACATCTGGCCCTAGCCGCCTCGGACGCCATAGTTATGCATCCTGGCCCCGTTAATCGCGGGGTAGAAATAAGTCCGGAGGTGGCTGATGGCCCTCATTCTGCAATTCTTGATCAGGTGACAAATGGTGTAGCCGTACGCATGGCCCTCCTTTATCTTCTCCTGGGGAGCGAGAGTCAATGA
- a CDS encoding dihydroorotase gives MNLYLKGARIVDPSDLTGETPVLIKTKALYDIYIRNGKIAFIAPQGKEPIPAAAKVIDLAGKIVTPGLIDMHTHLREPGEEYKETIATGCLAAVSGGFTAIACMPNTKPANDNKSVTEYILQKAQEAGLATVYPIGAISKGLQGEILAEFGDMKAAGIVAVTDDGRPVMNGELMRRALEYARNFDLPVISHCEDLTLCSGGVMNEGSVSTQLGLLGIPAVAEEVMIFREIRLANLTGGSVHIAHVSARSSVDLIRQAKASGINVTAETAPHYFSLTEEAVAGYDTNAKMNPPLRTTEDVAAVIEGLKDGTIDAIASDHAPHSTLEKDVEFNMAANGIVGLETILPLTLKLVHAGHLSLYEAIVKLSANPARILRIEVPSIQIGKKADLTIIDPDRKFIVDVHKFQSISKNSPFHGWELKGKAVMTIINGRIVFDDLD, from the coding sequence ATGAATCTATATCTGAAAGGTGCAAGAATAGTCGATCCCTCTGATCTGACAGGCGAAACGCCTGTCTTAATTAAAACGAAGGCACTCTATGATATATACATCCGTAACGGCAAAATAGCTTTCATAGCGCCACAGGGCAAAGAACCCATACCGGCTGCCGCTAAGGTAATCGACCTTGCCGGGAAAATCGTCACTCCCGGCCTCATAGATATGCACACCCACCTGCGCGAACCGGGTGAGGAATATAAAGAAACCATAGCCACGGGATGTCTGGCCGCGGTCTCTGGCGGGTTCACGGCCATAGCCTGTATGCCCAATACCAAACCGGCCAATGACAACAAATCCGTAACCGAATATATTCTGCAAAAGGCGCAGGAGGCCGGGCTGGCCACTGTCTATCCCATCGGGGCTATCAGCAAAGGGCTTCAGGGAGAAATCCTGGCCGAATTCGGTGATATGAAAGCCGCCGGGATAGTGGCGGTTACAGACGACGGCCGGCCCGTCATGAATGGCGAACTCATGCGCCGGGCACTGGAATATGCCCGAAACTTTGACTTACCGGTGATCTCACACTGCGAAGACCTGACGCTTTGTTCAGGCGGGGTAATGAATGAGGGGTCTGTATCCACCCAGCTTGGATTACTCGGCATCCCGGCCGTGGCTGAAGAAGTCATGATCTTCCGGGAAATCAGGCTGGCCAATCTTACCGGTGGATCAGTCCACATTGCCCATGTAAGCGCCAGGAGCTCGGTCGATTTGATAAGACAGGCCAAGGCCTCCGGGATTAACGTCACCGCGGAAACCGCCCCGCATTATTTTTCCTTGACCGAGGAGGCCGTAGCAGGCTACGACACCAACGCCAAGATGAACCCTCCCCTCAGGACGACAGAGGACGTAGCCGCCGTTATCGAGGGTCTCAAAGATGGAACCATAGACGCCATTGCCTCTGACCACGCCCCACACAGCACGCTGGAAAAAGATGTGGAATTTAATATGGCGGCCAACGGCATCGTAGGTCTCGAAACCATCCTCCCGTTGACCCTGAAACTTGTCCATGCCGGTCATCTTTCCCTCTATGAAGCCATCGTCAAACTTTCTGCAAATCCGGCCCGCATCCTGCGAATTGAGGTCCCTTCCATCCAGATCGGCAAAAAGGCCGACCTCACCATCATCGATCCTGACCGCAAATTTATCGTCGATGTCCACAAATTCCAGTCCATCAGCAAAAACTCACCCTTCCACGGCTGGGAATTAAAGGGCAAGGCCGTAATGACGATAATAAATGGTAGGATCGTCTTTGATGACCTGGATTAG
- a CDS encoding sigma-54 dependent transcriptional regulator — translation MRPCARIMVVDDELSMREFFKLMLDSEGYQAECVPNGREAVSLIQKNFYDLVITDIRMPGMDGIEVLKKVKEISPETIVIMISAYATTETAVTAMKQGAYDYIPKPFNVEEIKLIIQKALEKRQLRQENDRLKEELRKHHRYEKLVGSSPAMLKVYELIRKVAQTRSNVLIYGESGTGKELVARAIHVESPRSKENFVAINCGGIPETLIESELFGHKKGAFTGAVTEQKGLFASADGGTIFLDEIAELSPALQVKLLRILQERVFRPVGGTEDIAVDIRIISATNKDLEQEVAAGNFREDLFYRLNVIQIRVPPLRERKEDIPLLARHFLKKYVDETQKQVDKISPAALKILMQYDFPGNVRELENIIERSVALASSSTIQAEDLSFININNGKGAKIGTPAVTIPSDGFDLEKYIARTERDILLKALEISRGAKQKAAGLLGISFRSFRHRLSKYGL, via the coding sequence ATGAGACCCTGCGCCCGGATAATGGTAGTCGATGACGAACTGAGCATGCGTGAGTTCTTCAAGCTCATGCTGGATAGCGAAGGCTATCAGGCCGAGTGCGTCCCAAATGGCCGGGAGGCCGTCTCTCTCATCCAAAAAAACTTTTACGACCTGGTTATCACCGATATCCGCATGCCGGGCATGGATGGGATTGAGGTCCTGAAAAAGGTCAAAGAAATAAGCCCGGAGACGATAGTGATTATGATCTCCGCTTATGCCACCACGGAAACAGCCGTTACGGCCATGAAGCAGGGGGCTTATGACTACATCCCCAAGCCGTTTAACGTTGAAGAAATAAAGTTAATCATCCAGAAGGCCCTGGAAAAAAGGCAGCTTCGACAAGAAAATGACCGCCTCAAGGAGGAATTAAGGAAACATCACCGCTACGAAAAACTGGTAGGCAGCTCTCCGGCCATGCTGAAGGTATATGAACTGATCAGAAAGGTCGCCCAGACCCGGAGTAACGTCCTGATTTATGGAGAAAGCGGAACCGGCAAAGAGCTGGTAGCCCGGGCTATCCATGTCGAAAGTCCACGCAGTAAAGAGAACTTTGTGGCCATCAATTGCGGCGGCATACCGGAGACGCTTATCGAGAGCGAGCTCTTTGGCCACAAAAAAGGCGCCTTTACCGGGGCCGTTACTGAACAAAAAGGCCTCTTCGCCTCTGCCGATGGCGGGACAATATTTTTAGATGAGATAGCCGAACTTTCTCCGGCCCTCCAGGTAAAACTCCTTCGCATACTCCAGGAAAGGGTATTCAGGCCGGTGGGAGGGACGGAAGATATTGCTGTGGACATCCGCATAATATCGGCCACGAACAAAGACCTGGAACAGGAAGTGGCGGCGGGAAATTTTCGCGAAGACCTCTTTTACCGGCTTAATGTCATCCAGATAAGGGTCCCGCCCCTCAGGGAAAGGAAGGAAGATATACCGCTCTTGGCCCGGCACTTCCTCAAAAAATATGTAGATGAGACGCAGAAGCAGGTGGATAAAATATCGCCCGCAGCCTTAAAAATACTGATGCAATATGACTTTCCGGGAAATGTACGTGAACTCGAAAACATTATCGAAAGAAGCGTGGCTCTCGCCTCCTCCAGCACTATTCAGGCGGAAGACCTATCGTTTATAAATATAAACAACGGCAAAGGAGCGAAGATCGGCACACCAGCTGTGACCATCCCGTCGGATGGCTTCGACCTCGAGAAATACATAGCCAGGACAGAAAGAGATATCCTCCTTAAGGCCCTTGAAATCAGCCGGGGCGCCAAGCAGAAGGCCGCCGGCCTCTTGGGCATCAGCTTCCGCTCCTTC